One Vigna unguiculata cultivar IT97K-499-35 chromosome 11, ASM411807v1, whole genome shotgun sequence DNA window includes the following coding sequences:
- the LOC114169003 gene encoding G-type lectin S-receptor-like serine/threonine-protein kinase At4g27290 isoform X2 has product MKPKSMESFEMLGVYLCFLCFLSMSSTLEMITPTQPLRDSKNENETLVSTNGTFEAGFFSPEIDSLRRYLGIWYKNISPRTVVWVANKENPLLDHSGVLKIFYGDVYITDGTGAIIWSPNNTAYDSVAMELLESGNMVAKDVNNKILWQSFDYPDDTLLPGMKLGMDLRTGHQRALTSWRSYNDPAPGEFSFRVHTGGLPQIVITKGSSDDIANRAAVYRPGSWNGLSLNGGVAGERIYPLIKSLFVMNKDEISYEIQALDSSTLLRSRLLPDGHLIRFIWLDGYKRWDTVYAASFDECERYDMCGANSICIGSGAHQHCECLGGFQTYFSESTCYRTTPPDCNQGDSFQKYEGVKLPDTSSSWYSDTISVDECQKLCLTNCSCSAYSHLNTSANGTACVYWLHDIVDVRTLPENGHYFYLRIAPSKFQGHAFNMQKRDQAFDRRKIGGIVVGGTIFIIVIVVFGFIFFLKRNKLKQSETNYWTDKNKKNDIDLPMFDFLSISNATNNFSESNKLGQGGFGPVYKGILSDGQEIAVKKLSKTSRQGLDEFKNEVMLITKLQHCNLVKLLGCSIQQDEKILIYEFMPNRSLDYFIFDSTRSSLIGWAKRFEIVDGIARGLLYLHQDSRLKIIHRDLKTGNVLLDSNMKSKISDFGMARTFSPDQDEANKNKVMGTYGYMSPEYAVHGSFSIKSDIFSFGVIVLEIISGRKNRGFRDPHNELNLLGHAWRLWIEKRPMELMDGSVNSQVELSKMLRYIHIGLLCVQHRSEDRPTMSSVVLMLNSENLLPEPSQPGFYPGTNKLTMTDSSPRNYDVYSLNKISETLFEAR; this is encoded by the exons ATGAAACCAAAATCAATGGAGAGTTTTGAAATGCTGGGTGTATACCTTTGCTTCCTCTGTTTTTTATCCATGTCCTCCACTCTGGAGATGATTACTCCGACCCAACCCCTGAGAGATAGTAAGAATGAGAATGAAACTCTTGTCTCAACAAATGGAACCTTTGAAGCAGGATTCTTCAGCCCTGAAATTGATTCCCTTAGGCGTTACCTAGGAATTTGGTACAAAAACATCTCCCCCAGAACGGTTGTTTGGGTGGCCAACAAAGAAAACCCACTTCTAGACCACTCTGGAGTCTTAAAAATTTTTTATGGGGATGTTTATATCACAGACGGCACAGGAGCCATAATATGGTCCCCAAATAACACAGCATACGATTCAGTCGCTATGGAGTTGTTGGAATCAGGAAACATGGTTGCGAAAGATGTTAATAACAAGATTTTATGGCAAAGCTTTGATTACCCTGATGATACTTTACTTCCAGGAATGAAACTTGGAATGGACTTGCGAACTGGTCATCAACGAGCTCTAACATCTTGGAGATCCTACAACGATCCTGCTCCAGGTGAATTTTCATTTAGGGTTCATACTGGTGGCCTTCCTCAAATAGTTATCACAAAGGGTTCTAGTGATGACATAGCTAATAGAGCAGCAGTTTATAGACCAGGGTCTTGGAATGGTCTTAGTCTGAATGGAGGAGTAGCAGGAGAAAGAATTTACCCGTTAATCAAATCCCTTTTTGTTATGAACAAGGATGAAATCTCGTATGAGATTCAAGCCTTGGATAGTTCAACTCTACTGAGAAGCAGATTGCTCCCTGATGGACATCTAATACGATTTATATGGTTAGATGGGTATAAAAGATGGGACACGGTATACGCTGCTTCATTTGATGAGTGCGAGAGATATGATATGTGTGGTGCAAATAGTATTTGCATTGGGAGTGGAGCACATCAACACTGCGAATGCTTAGGTGGATTCCAAACCTACTTTTCAGAATCAACTTGTTATCGAACTACACCTCCAGATTGCAACCAGGGAGATAGTTTTCAGAAGTACGAAGGGGTGAAATTGCCAGACACATCTTCATCTTGGTACAGTGACACAATCAGTGTTGACGAATGCCAGAAATTGTGCTTGACTAACTGCTCTTGTAGTGCATATTCTCATTTGAATACCAGTGCCAACGGAACAGCCTGCGTGTACTGGCTTCATGACATTGTTGACGTCAGGACACTACCAGAGAATggacattatttttatttgcgAATTGCACCTTCAAAATTTCAAG GTCACGCCTTCAACATGCAGAAAAGAG ATCAAGCCTTCGACAGGAGGAAGATCGGAGGAATTGTAGTAGGCGGTACTATATTCATCATTGTTATTGTAGTATTTGGGTTCATATTTTTTCTCAAGAGGAATAAACTCAAGCAATCAG AAACAAACTATTGGACggacaagaacaagaaaaatgACATTGATTTACCAATGTTCGACTTTTTATCCATCTCCAATGCTACAAATAACTTTTCTGAGAGTAATAAATTGGGACAAGGGGGATTTGGACCAGTGTACAag GGCATATTATCAGATGGGCAAGAAATTGCAGTTAAGAAGCTTTCAAAAACTTCGCGACAAGGTTTGGACGAGTTCAAAAATGAAGTAATGTTGATTACAAAACTTCAACACTGCAATCTTGTAAAGCTTCTCGGTTGTTCTATTCAGCAAGATGAAAAGATACTAATTTATGAATTCATGCCAAATAGAAGCTTGGATTACTTTATTTTTG ATTCAACAAGAAGTTCATTAATTGGTTGGGCTAAGAGATTTGAAATTGTTGATGGAATTGCCAGAGGACTCCTCTATCTTCACCAAGATTCTAGACTAAAAATCATTCATAGGGATCTCAAGACCGGTAATGTTCTTCTTGATAGTAATATGAAATCAAAAATATCAGATTTTGGTATGGCTAGGACATTTAGCCCGGATCAAGATGaagcaaacaaaaataaagtgatGGGAACATA TGGTTATATGTCTCCCGAATATGCTGTACATGGATCATTTTCAATCAAATCAGATATATTCAGTTTTGGGGTGATTGTATTGGAGATAATCAGTGGGAGGAAGAATAGAGGATTTCGTGACCCACACAATGAGCTAAATCTTCTTGGACAT GCATGGAGACTATGGATTGAAAAAAGGCCCATGGAACTAATGGATGGCTCGGTGAACAGTCAAGTTGAACTATCAAAAATGTTAAGATATATTCATATTGGTTTGTTATGCGTACAACATAGATCAGAGGATAGGCCAACCATGTCTTCCGTAGTTTTAATGTTGAATAGTGAAAATTTATTGCCTGAGCCAAGTCAACCTGGATTTTACCCAGGAACAAATAAGTTGACCATGACAGATTCTTCTCCAAGAAATTATGATGTGTATTCTCTCAACAAAATATCTGAGACATTATTTGAGGCAAGATAG
- the LOC114169003 gene encoding G-type lectin S-receptor-like serine/threonine-protein kinase At4g27290 isoform X1, with protein MKPKSMESFEMLGVYLCFLCFLSMSSTLEMITPTQPLRDSKNENETLVSTNGTFEAGFFSPEIDSLRRYLGIWYKNISPRTVVWVANKENPLLDHSGVLKIFYGDVYITDGTGAIIWSPNNTAYDSVAMELLESGNMVAKDVNNKILWQSFDYPDDTLLPGMKLGMDLRTGHQRALTSWRSYNDPAPGEFSFRVHTGGLPQIVITKGSSDDIANRAAVYRPGSWNGLSLNGGVAGERIYPLIKSLFVMNKDEISYEIQALDSSTLLRSRLLPDGHLIRFIWLDGYKRWDTVYAASFDECERYDMCGANSICIGSGAHQHCECLGGFQTYFSESTCYRTTPPDCNQGDSFQKYEGVKLPDTSSSWYSDTISVDECQKLCLTNCSCSAYSHLNTSANGTACVYWLHDIVDVRTLPENGHYFYLRIAPSKFQGHAFNMQKRDQAFDRRKIGGIVVGGTIFIIVIVVFGFIFFLKRNKLKQSAETNYWTDKNKKNDIDLPMFDFLSISNATNNFSESNKLGQGGFGPVYKGILSDGQEIAVKKLSKTSRQGLDEFKNEVMLITKLQHCNLVKLLGCSIQQDEKILIYEFMPNRSLDYFIFDSTRSSLIGWAKRFEIVDGIARGLLYLHQDSRLKIIHRDLKTGNVLLDSNMKSKISDFGMARTFSPDQDEANKNKVMGTYGYMSPEYAVHGSFSIKSDIFSFGVIVLEIISGRKNRGFRDPHNELNLLGHAWRLWIEKRPMELMDGSVNSQVELSKMLRYIHIGLLCVQHRSEDRPTMSSVVLMLNSENLLPEPSQPGFYPGTNKLTMTDSSPRNYDVYSLNKISETLFEAR; from the exons ATGAAACCAAAATCAATGGAGAGTTTTGAAATGCTGGGTGTATACCTTTGCTTCCTCTGTTTTTTATCCATGTCCTCCACTCTGGAGATGATTACTCCGACCCAACCCCTGAGAGATAGTAAGAATGAGAATGAAACTCTTGTCTCAACAAATGGAACCTTTGAAGCAGGATTCTTCAGCCCTGAAATTGATTCCCTTAGGCGTTACCTAGGAATTTGGTACAAAAACATCTCCCCCAGAACGGTTGTTTGGGTGGCCAACAAAGAAAACCCACTTCTAGACCACTCTGGAGTCTTAAAAATTTTTTATGGGGATGTTTATATCACAGACGGCACAGGAGCCATAATATGGTCCCCAAATAACACAGCATACGATTCAGTCGCTATGGAGTTGTTGGAATCAGGAAACATGGTTGCGAAAGATGTTAATAACAAGATTTTATGGCAAAGCTTTGATTACCCTGATGATACTTTACTTCCAGGAATGAAACTTGGAATGGACTTGCGAACTGGTCATCAACGAGCTCTAACATCTTGGAGATCCTACAACGATCCTGCTCCAGGTGAATTTTCATTTAGGGTTCATACTGGTGGCCTTCCTCAAATAGTTATCACAAAGGGTTCTAGTGATGACATAGCTAATAGAGCAGCAGTTTATAGACCAGGGTCTTGGAATGGTCTTAGTCTGAATGGAGGAGTAGCAGGAGAAAGAATTTACCCGTTAATCAAATCCCTTTTTGTTATGAACAAGGATGAAATCTCGTATGAGATTCAAGCCTTGGATAGTTCAACTCTACTGAGAAGCAGATTGCTCCCTGATGGACATCTAATACGATTTATATGGTTAGATGGGTATAAAAGATGGGACACGGTATACGCTGCTTCATTTGATGAGTGCGAGAGATATGATATGTGTGGTGCAAATAGTATTTGCATTGGGAGTGGAGCACATCAACACTGCGAATGCTTAGGTGGATTCCAAACCTACTTTTCAGAATCAACTTGTTATCGAACTACACCTCCAGATTGCAACCAGGGAGATAGTTTTCAGAAGTACGAAGGGGTGAAATTGCCAGACACATCTTCATCTTGGTACAGTGACACAATCAGTGTTGACGAATGCCAGAAATTGTGCTTGACTAACTGCTCTTGTAGTGCATATTCTCATTTGAATACCAGTGCCAACGGAACAGCCTGCGTGTACTGGCTTCATGACATTGTTGACGTCAGGACACTACCAGAGAATggacattatttttatttgcgAATTGCACCTTCAAAATTTCAAG GTCACGCCTTCAACATGCAGAAAAGAG ATCAAGCCTTCGACAGGAGGAAGATCGGAGGAATTGTAGTAGGCGGTACTATATTCATCATTGTTATTGTAGTATTTGGGTTCATATTTTTTCTCAAGAGGAATAAACTCAAGCAATCAG CAGAAACAAACTATTGGACggacaagaacaagaaaaatgACATTGATTTACCAATGTTCGACTTTTTATCCATCTCCAATGCTACAAATAACTTTTCTGAGAGTAATAAATTGGGACAAGGGGGATTTGGACCAGTGTACAag GGCATATTATCAGATGGGCAAGAAATTGCAGTTAAGAAGCTTTCAAAAACTTCGCGACAAGGTTTGGACGAGTTCAAAAATGAAGTAATGTTGATTACAAAACTTCAACACTGCAATCTTGTAAAGCTTCTCGGTTGTTCTATTCAGCAAGATGAAAAGATACTAATTTATGAATTCATGCCAAATAGAAGCTTGGATTACTTTATTTTTG ATTCAACAAGAAGTTCATTAATTGGTTGGGCTAAGAGATTTGAAATTGTTGATGGAATTGCCAGAGGACTCCTCTATCTTCACCAAGATTCTAGACTAAAAATCATTCATAGGGATCTCAAGACCGGTAATGTTCTTCTTGATAGTAATATGAAATCAAAAATATCAGATTTTGGTATGGCTAGGACATTTAGCCCGGATCAAGATGaagcaaacaaaaataaagtgatGGGAACATA TGGTTATATGTCTCCCGAATATGCTGTACATGGATCATTTTCAATCAAATCAGATATATTCAGTTTTGGGGTGATTGTATTGGAGATAATCAGTGGGAGGAAGAATAGAGGATTTCGTGACCCACACAATGAGCTAAATCTTCTTGGACAT GCATGGAGACTATGGATTGAAAAAAGGCCCATGGAACTAATGGATGGCTCGGTGAACAGTCAAGTTGAACTATCAAAAATGTTAAGATATATTCATATTGGTTTGTTATGCGTACAACATAGATCAGAGGATAGGCCAACCATGTCTTCCGTAGTTTTAATGTTGAATAGTGAAAATTTATTGCCTGAGCCAAGTCAACCTGGATTTTACCCAGGAACAAATAAGTTGACCATGACAGATTCTTCTCCAAGAAATTATGATGTGTATTCTCTCAACAAAATATCTGAGACATTATTTGAGGCAAGATAG